A single region of the Carassius gibelio isolate Cgi1373 ecotype wild population from Czech Republic chromosome A14, carGib1.2-hapl.c, whole genome shotgun sequence genome encodes:
- the LOC128027311 gene encoding neuroblast differentiation-associated protein AHNAK-like isoform X44 has product MADEQDTREVLFPQWMGADKHGLTIEQKGQGEIFVKEVKDESPAAHTGNVHEGDQIVGATIYFDNMSSEETAELLKTLNQHKVGLKLQNKTGDKSPCRSPMGTLSWEGRGGLGGSSSDIFLSGDDEDYKRIYTKKIKPRLKSEDLAEGVDVRTERHSSTSSDGCTITTITRRITTYTVDVPGGTSQQIDHSSPEFKIQVLQHEQLEGDTTPIRLPHSSLVSGVHRGIKMGDISLSGPHMTGSCVKHCSTESSKTTSELDGSGKEITFNVSDTGLSGGKGQRVIEHIRRTEVTAGSSEHSGNVTMGLGKDVKNIYSPSMMGGTELSTVKDSHVSGFSISGDTGDSIGRESLSKFHKDGSDDKTKLSKVTIDVQRPKESPNVEVNFNNQNLKDFSQRGFSITGNQEISAQEPDTVVSLSKADVKITSTDMDIRGLELKIDGHKGIVKDVTFDVPSNTAQRISMPDVDLNLKGQKAKRNLSAPNVEGVKGDFTVPKVKIPSFGFKTSEVKGPDVDANLVKAKMEIRTQDVDMNTPELNILRSEGKVKDPQIKMPSISGPKISVSEMNLNVKGSTLKEDINVSTQKVEGDVKAPKIEGPELQGTDGHFKIPKMKMPSFGIHASKVEGPDVDVNLPYADMKIKSPELDINGCEGKINGSKFKMSMPDVDLNLKGPKLKGDVDVSIPKVEGDIKAPKAEIECPDIEGPESGFKMPKIKMPSFGMKGPKVEGPDVNVKIPKVNTEVKAPEVDIKAPELDIAGTEGKIKGPKFKMSTVSGPKMSMSDVDFNLKGPKLKGDVDVSIPKVEGDLKAPKVEIEGPDIEGPEGHFKMPKFHMPSFGMKGPKVEGPDVDVKIPKADIGVKAPDIDINAPELDIEGPEGKIKGPKLKIPSISGPNISMPDVDFNLKGPKLKGDVDVSIPKVEGDLKAPKVEIEGPDIEGPEGHFKMPKFHMPSFGMKGPKVEGPDVDVKIPKADIGIKAPDININAPELDVEGPEGKIKGPKFKIPSISGPNISMPNVDFNLKGPKLKGDVDMSIPKVEGDLKAPKVEIEGPAIEGPEGHFKMPKFHMPSFGMKGPKVEGPDVDVKIPKADIGIKAPDIDINAPELDVEGPEGKIKGPKFKIPSISGPNISMPNVDFNLKGPKLKGDVDMSIPKVEGDLKAPKVEIEGPAIEGPEGHFKMPKFHMPSFGMKGPKVEGPDVDVKIPKADIGIKAPDIDINAPELDVEGPEGKIKGPKFKIPSISGPNISMPNVDFNLKGPKLKGDVDVSIPKVEGDLKAPKVEVEGPDIEGPAGRFKMAKFRMPSFGMKGPKVEGPDVDLKIPKADIEVNAPDIDINAPELDIEGPEGKIKGPKFKIPSISGPNISMPDVDFNLKGPKLKGDVDVSMPKVEGDLKAPKGEIGGPVIGGPQGRFKMPKFRMPSFGMKGPKVEGPDVDVKIPKADIEVNAPDMDIRAPELNIEGPEGKTKGPKFKLPTMSDPKISMPDVDFNLKGPKLKGDVDVSMPKVEGDLKAPKGEIEGPDIEGPEGHFKKPKFHMPSFGMKGPKVEGPDVDVKIPKADIGVKVPDMDINAPELDFEGPEGKIKGPKFNMPSISGPKLSMPDFDFNLKGPKLKGDIDVSIPKVEGDLKAPKVEIEGPDIEGPDGHFKMPKFHMPSFGMKGPKVEGPDVDVKIPKADIEVKAPDIDINAPELDIEGPEGKIKGPKLKIPSISGPKISMPDVDFNLKGPKLKGDVDMSIPRVEGDLKAPKVEIGGPDIEGPQGRFKMPKFRMPSFGMKGTKVEGPDVDVKIPEADIEVNAPDMDIRAPELNIEGPEGKIKGPKVKLPTMSGPKISMPDVDFNLKGPKLKGDVDVSMPKVEGDLKAPNVEIEGPDIEGPDGRFKMPKFHMPSFGMKGPKVEGPDVDVKIPKADIEVNAPDVDIKAPELDIKGPEGKIKGPKFNMPSISGPKLSMPDFDFNLKGPKLKGDIDVSIPKVEGDLKAPKVEIEGPDIEGPDGRVKMPKFHMPSFGMKGPKVEGPDVNVKIPKEDIEVKAPDIDINAPELDIEGPEGKIKGPKYNMPSFSGPKLSMPDFDFNLKGPKLKGDVDVSIPKLEGDIDVPKVEIEGPEGGFKMPKMKMPSFKMKGPQVEGPDVDVKIPKADIEVKAPDMDINAPELDIDLPEGKIKGPKVKMPSVSGPEGPNVEINFPETNVKKPKFKMPKFGFKGSKIEAPDVDFKHPKGSKVKGQAGVSLEGDVFMPKLEVDSSSVEIKSPEGGFKMPKFKMPKFGFKSPQEDIDVSVPCGDVDLNSPDIDIKTCDLKVEGPEGRIKGTKFKMPSISGTNISLPDVDLNFKSPKVKSDIDVSGPRISGDIKAPKMDIECPDVDLEGPEGGFKMPKMKMPLFGFKGPKLEGSDIDINLSKADVDIKGPEIDIKTPDLDIEGPEGKIKGPKFNMPSISGPKISMQDVNLNLKSPKVKGDLDFSVPKISGDIKAPKVDIEGPDINLEGPEGDFKMPSFGLKGPKVEGPDVDISLPKADVDIKGPEIDVKVPDLDIEAPDGGLKHVRPLKFTGPNLGIKSSGGNLSMPEKDLGARIDVKSPDINISGTDANIKVPKMNKSKFSIRVKSPKLDADIPDSGGSAEGPDIDVKENKGKFKLSKVKGKSKTFDGDLKLETNEPDLQMKSIKVKKPLFGKLHFPNVEFDIKSPKVKGSSSASGTIKSNVDLPSASLKTDIQTPDFSGPNFQTKGGKIKMLNLGISGSEIKTPELDVRNVSLDLPEKAFNSQDVSVAGSGINGKSRANIDLEGKIQDVRLTVPAVNVHGGALDADLNLTEQKGVKGSIEIPGFNVRGQKEETASGLDVKPDASLSGVMEYQDVNVTFPKIKVPKFGVALPKVDSGELAAGSKVSSQSLEMENTEMKSSGGKVKVKMPKLFTKSKSKGGSAADLTVEGEEIDVTSKGGAKVSKEFSLSSGELTSGKLAVEGSSGFKVTPKSKSASLDLLKRKPLHSSSVSDEGGLASPVSAEGHLQTEGGNVSVDVGEKVKGKKGKFKFATVGGFSSKSKGSYEVTDESEVRMEGAGGVAQSSKKSRMSSSSSNDSGSKSSFRLPRLEIAVSQKK; this is encoded by the exons AGTGGGGATGACGAAGACTATAAAAGAATCTACACTAAGAAAATTAAACCAAGACTAAAGTCTGAGGATCTTGCTGAGGGTGTTGATGTACGCACAGAACGTCACAGCAGCACAAGCAGTGATGGTTGCACCATTACTACAATCACTCGTCGAATAACTACCTACACTGTGGATGTGCCCGGGGGGACTAGTCAGCAGATTGATCACTCAAGCCCTGAGTTCAAAATTCAGGTTTTGCAACATGAGCAGTTGGAGGGGGATACTACTCCGATCAGATTACCACATAGTAGCCTTGTTAGTGGTGTACACAGAGGTATAAAAATGGGTGACATATCTCTTAGCGGGCCTCATATGACTGGCTCCTGTGTGAAGCACTGTAGCACAGAATCTTCCAAAACAACAAGTGAATTAGATGGTAGTGggaaagaaattacatttaatgtgtCAGACACTGGACTGTCAGGTGGAAAAGGACAGAGGGTGATAGAACATATTCGAAGGACTGAAGTTACTGCAGGGAGTAGTGAACACTCTGGCAACGTTACCATGGGGTTAGGCAAAGACGTGAAAAATATTTATTCTCCAAGTATGATGGGAGGAACTGAACTTTCTACAGTAAAGGACTCTCATGTTTCAGGTTTTTCCATTAGTGGAGATACAGGGGACAGTATTGGGAGAGAATCTTTGTCTAAATTTCATAAGGATGGGTCTGATGATAAAACCAAATTGTCTAAGGTTACCATAGATGTTCAGAGACCCAAGGAAAGTCCAAATGTAGAGGTGAATTTTAACAATCAAAATCTCAAAGATTTTAGTCAGAGAGGTTTTAGCATAACTGGGAATCAGGAAATTTCAGCTCAGGAACCTGATACAGTAGTAAGTCTATCCAAAGCTGATGTTAAAATCACATCAACAGATATGGACATTAGGGGTCTGGAGCTTAAAATTGATGGACATAAGGGTATAGTAAAAGATGTTACATTTGATGTGCCGTCAAATACTGCTCAAAGAATTTCTATGCCAGATGTGGATTTGAACCTGAAAGGACAAAAAGCGAAAAGAAATTTGTCTGCTCCAAATGTTGAGGGAGTCAAAGGTGACTTTACTGTTCCAAAGGTCAAAATACCCTCATTTGGATTTAAAACTTCAGAAGTGAAGGGTCCTGATGTtgatgcaaatcttgtcaaagcCAAAATGGAGATTAGAACACAAGATGTGGATATGAATACTCCAGAGCTTAACATTTTGAGATCTGAAGGAAAAGTTAAAGATCCCCaaatcaaaatgccatcaatCTCTGGTCCTAAGATTTCAGTGTCTGAAATGAACTTAAATGTAAAAGGGTCAACACTAAAAGAGGACATCAACGTGTCTACTCAAAAAGTGGAAGGAGATGTTAAGGCACCTAAGATTGAGGGTCCAGAACTTCAAGGTACTGATGGTCATTTTAAaataccaaaaatgaaaatgccttCATTTGGAATCCATGCTTCAAAAGTAGAGGGCCCTGATGTTGATGTAAATCTTCCCTATGCTGACATGAAAATCAAAAGTCCAGAGCTTGACATTAATGGATGTGAGGGAAAGATCAACGGCTCCAAATTCAAAATGTCTATGCCAGATGTTGACCTCAATCTAAAAGGTCCAAAACTGAAAGGTGATGTTGATGTTTCTATTCCAAAAGTGGAAGGAGATATTAAAGCACCAAAAGCTGAGATAGAATGCCCAGACATTGAAGGACCCGAGAGTGGTTTTAAGATGCCAAAGATCAAAATGCCATCATTCGGAATGAAGGGGCCAAAAGTGGAAGGACCAGATGTTAATGTGAAAATCCCTAAAGTCAATACTGAAGTTAAGGCACCAGAGGTGGATATCAAAGCTCCAGAGTTAGACATTGCAGGAACTGAAGGAAAAATCAAGGGCCCCAAATTCAAGATGTCAACAGTGTCTGGTCCAAAGATGTCTATGTCAGATGTTGACTTCAACCTGAAAGGTCCAAAACTGAAAGGTGATGTTGACGTGTCCATTCCCAAAGTGGAAGGAGATcttaaagcaccaaaagttgagaTTGAAGGCCCAGacattgaaggacctgagggtCATTTTAAGATGCCAAAGTTCCACATGCCATCATTTGGAATGAAGGGTCCAAAAGTGGAGGGTCCAGATGTTGATGTGAAAATCCCTAAAGCTGATATTGGAGTTAAGGCTCCAGATATTGACATTAATGCTCCAGAGTTAGACATTGAAG GTcctgagggaaaaatcaagggccCCAAGTTGAAGATCCCATCAATTTCTGGCCCAAATATTTCTATGCCAGATGTTGACTTCAACCTGAAAGGTCCAAAACTCAAAGGTGATGTTGACGTGTCCATTCCTAAAGTGGAAGGAGATcttaaagcaccaaaagttgagaTTGAAGGCCCAGacattgaaggacctgagggtCATTTTAAGATGCCAAAGTTCCACATGCCATCATTTGGAATGAAGGGTCCAAAAGTGGAGGGTCCAGATGTTGATGTGAAAATCCCTAAAGCTGATATTGGAATTAAGGCTCCAGATATTAACATCAATGCTCCAGAGTTAGACGTTGAAGGTcctgagggaaaaatcaagggccCCAAATTCAAGATTCCATCAATCTCTGGCCCAAATATTTCTATGCCAAATGTTGACTTCAACCTGAAAGGTCCAAAACTGAAAGGTGATGTTGACATGTCCATTCCCAAAGTGGAAGGAGATcttaaagcaccaaaagttgagaTTGAAGGCCCAGCcattgaaggacctgagggtCATTTTAAGATGCCAAAGTTCCACATGCCATCATTTGGAATGAAGGGTCCAAAAGTGGAGGGTCCAGATGTTGATGTGAAAATCCCTAAAGCTGATATTGGAATTAAGGCTCCAGATATTGACATCAATGCTCCAGAGTTAGACGTTGAAGGTcctgagggaaaaatcaagggccCCAAGTTCAAGATCCCATCAATCTCTGGCCCAAATATTTCTATGCCAAATGTTGACTTCAACCTGAAAGGTCCAAAACTGAAAG GTGATGTTGACATGTCCATTCCCAAA GTGGAAGGAGATcttaaagcaccaaaagttgagaTTGAAGGCCCAGCcattgaaggacctgagggtCATTTTAAGATGCCAAAGTTCCACATGCCATCATTTGGAATGAAGGGTCCAAAAGTGGAGGGTCCAGATGTTGATGTGAAAATCCCTAAAGCTGATATTGGAATTAAGGCTCCAGATATTGACATCAATGCTCCAGAGTTAGACGTTGAAG GTcctgagggaaaaatcaagggccCCAAGTTCAAGATTCCATCAATCTCTGGCCCAAATATTTCTATGCCAAATGTTGACTTCAACCTGAAAGGTCCAAAACTGAAAGGTGATGTTGATGTGTCCATTCCAAAAGTGGAAGGAGATcttaaagcaccaaaagttgaggTTGAAGGCCCAGACATTGAAGGACCTGCTGGTCGTTTTAAGATGGCAAAGTTCCGCATGCCATCATTCGGAATGAAGGGTCCAAAAGTGGAGGGTCCAGATGTTGATCTGAAAATTCCTAAAGCCGATATTGAAGTTAATGCACCAGATATTGACATCAATGCTCCAGAGTTAGACATTGAAGGTcctgagggaaaaatcaagggccCCAAGTTCAAGATCCCATCAATCTCTGGCCCAAATATTTCTATGCCAGATGTTGACTTCAACCTGAAAGGTCCAAAACTGAAAGGTGATGTTGATGTGTCCATGCCCAAAGTGGAAGGAGATCTTAAAGCACCAAAAGGTGAGATTGGAGGCCCAGTCATTGGAGGACCTCAGGGTCGTTTTAAGATGCCAAAGTTCCGCATGCCATCATTCGGAATGAAGGGTCCAAAAGTGGAAGGTCCAGATGTTGATGTGAAAATCCCTAAAGCTGATATTGAAGTTAATGCTCCAGATATGGACATCAGAGCTCCCGAGTTAAacattgaaggacctgagggaaAAACCAAGGGTCCCAAATTCAAGTTGCCAACAATGTCTGATCCAAAGATTTCTATGCCAGATGTTGACTTCAACCTGAAAGGTCCAAAACTGAAAGGTGATGTTGATGTGTCCATGCCCAAAGTGGAAGGAGATCTTAAAGCACCAAAAGGTGAGATTGAAGGCCCAGacattgaaggacctgagggtCATTTTAAGAAGCCAAAGTTCCACATGCCATCATTCGGAATGAAGGGTCCAAAAGTGGAGGGTCCAGATGTTGATGTGAAAATCCCTAAAGCTGATATTGGAGTTAAGGTTCCAGATATGGATATCAACGCTCCAGAATTAGACTTTGAAGGAcctgagggaaaaatcaagggccCCAAATTTAACATGCCATCAATCTCTGGTCCAAAGCTTTCTATGCCAGACTTTGACTTCAACCTGAAAGGTCCAAAACTGAAAGGTGATATTGACGTGTCCATTCCTAAAGTGGAAGGAGATcttaaagcaccaaaagttgagaTTGAAGGCCCAGACATTGAAGGACCTGATGGTCATTTTAAGATGCCAAAATTCCACATGCCATCATTCGGAATGAAGGGTCCAAAAGTCGAGGGTCCAGATGTCGATGTGAAAATCCCTAAAGCCGATATTGAAGTTAAGGCTCCAGATATAGATATCAATGCTCCAGAGTTAGacattgaaggacctgagggaaaaatcaagggccCCAAATTAAAGATCCCATCAATCTCTGGCCCAAAGATTTCAATGCCAGATGTTGATTTTAACCTGAAAGGTCCAAAACTGAAAGGTGATGTTGACATGTCCATTCCCAGAGTGGAAGGAGATCtcaaagcaccaaaagttgagaTTGGAGGCCCAGACATTGAAGGACCTCAGGGTCGTTTTAAGATGCCAAAGTTCCGCATGCCATCATTCGGAATGAAGGGTACAAAAGTGGAAGGTCCAGATGTTGATGTGAAAATCCCTGAAGCCGATATTGAAGTTAATGCTCCAGATATGGACATCAGAGCTCCCGAGTTAAacattgaaggacctgagggaaaaatcaagggTCCCAAAGTCAAGTTGCCAACAATGTCTGGTCCAAAGATTTCTATGCCAGATGTTGACTTCAACCTGAAAGGTCCAAAACTGAAAGGTGATGTTGACGTGTCCATGCCCAAAGTGGAAGGAGATCTTAAAGCACCAAACGTTGAGATTGAAGGCCCAGACATTGAAGGACCTGATGGTCGTTTTAAGATGCCAAAATTCCACATGCCATCATTCGGAATGAAGGGTCCAAAAGTGGAGGGTCCAGATGTGGATGTGAAAATCCCTAAAGCCGATATTGAAGTTAATGCACCAGATGTGGATATCAAAGCTCCAGAGTTAGACATTAAAGGAcctgagggaaaaatcaagggccCTAAATTTAACATGCCATCAATCTCTGGTCCAAAGCTTTCTATGCCAGACTTTGACTTCAACCTGAAAGGTCCAAAACTAAAAGGTGATATTGACGTGTCCATTCCTAAAGTGGAAGGAGATcttaaagcaccaaaagttgagaTTGAAGGCCCAGACATTGAAGGACCTGATGGTCGTGTTAAGATGCCAAAATTCCACATGCCATCATTCGGAATGAAGGGTCCAAAAGTGGAGGGTCCAGATGTCAATGTGAAAATCCCTAAAGAAGATATTGAAGTTAAGGCTCCAGATATAGATATCAATGCTCCAGAGTTAGacattgaaggacctgagggaaAAATAAAGGGCCCCAAATACAACATGCCATCATTCTCCGGTCCAAAGCTTTCTATGCCAGACTTTGACTTCAACCTGAAAGGTCCAAAACTGAAAGGTGATGTTGATGTGTCCATTCCTAAACTGGAAGGAGATATTGATGTACCAAAAGTTGAAATTGAAGGACCTGAGGGTGGTTTTAAgatgccaaaaatgaaaatgccatcATTTAAAATGAAGGGTCCACAAGTGGAGGGTCCAGATGTTGATGTGAAAATCCCTAAAGCTGATATTGAAGTTAAGGCTCCAGATATGGATATCAATGCTCCAGAGTTAGACATAGATTTGCCTGAAGGAAAAATCAAGGGCCCAAAAGTCAAGATGCCATCAGTATCTGGTCCTGAAGGTCCTAATGTTGAGATTAATTTTCCAgaaacaaatgtgaaaaagccAAAATTCAAAATGCCCAAGTTTGGATTTAAAGGGTCAAAAATTGAAGCACCTGATGTTGATTTCAAACATCCGAAAGGATCTAAAGTGAAAGGTCAAGCAGGTGTCAGTTTGGAGGGTGATGTCTTCATGCCAAAATTGGAAGTTGATTCTTCAAGTGTAGAAATTAAAAGTCCAGAGGGAGGATTCAAGATGCCAAAATTTAAAATGccaaaatttggttttaaatcacCCCAAGAAGATATTGATGTCAGTGTACCTTGTGGTGATGTTGATTTAAATTCACCTGATATTGACATCAAAACATGTGATCTTAAAGTTGAAGGACCTGAGGGACGAATCAAGGGCACCAAATTCAAAATGCCTTCTATATCTGGTACAAACATTTCTTTGCCAGATGTAGACTTAAACTTTAAAAGTCCAAAAGTCAAGAGTGATATTGATGTTTCTGGACCCAGGATTTCAGGGGACATAAAGGCTCCAAAGATGGATATTGAATGTCCTGATGTTGATTTAGAGGGCCCAGAAGGTGGTTTCAAAATGcctaaaatgaaaatgccatTATTTGGGTTCAAAGGTCCTAAATTGGAGGGCTCTGATATTGACATTAATCTCTCCAAAGCAGATGTTGACATTAAAGGACCTGAAATTGACATAAAAACACCTGATCTTGacattgaaggacctgagggGAAAATCAAAGGTCCCAAGTTCAACATGCCTTCCATATCAGGTCCAAAGATCTCTATGCAAGATGTCAACTTAAATCTTAAAAGCCCCAAAGTCAAGGGTGATTTGGATTTTTCTGTACCAAAGATTTCAGGGGACATAAAAGCTCCAAAAGTGGACATTGAAGGTCCTGATATTAATTTAGAGGGCCCAGAAGGTGACTTCAAAATGCCATCATTTGGGCTCAAAGGTCCTAAAGTGGAGGGCCCAGATGTTGACATCAGTCTTCCCAAAGCAGATGTTGACATTAAAGGACCTGAAATTGATGTTAAAGTTCCTGATCTTGACATTGAAGCCCCCGATGGTGGTTTAAAACATGTTAGGCCCCTCAAATTCACAGGTCCCAACCTTGGAATAAAGTCTTCAGGTGGCAATCTTTCAATGCCTGAAAAAGATTTAGGTGCGAGGATTGATGTCAAAAGCCCCGATATCAATATCAGTGGAACAGATGCAAATATCAAGGTgccaaaaatgaataaatctaaattttCAATTAGAGTTAAGAGCCCAAAACTGGATGCAGATATTCCTGATTCTGGTGGTAGTGCAGAAGGGCCTGATATAGATGTGAAAGAAAATAAGGGTAAATTCAAACTGTCTAAAGTGAAGGGAAAGTCTAAAACGTTTGATGGTGATCTCAAGTTGGAGACAAATGAACCTGACCTACAGATGAAGTCAATCAAAGTAAAGAAACCTCTTTTTGGAAAGTTACATTTTCCTAATGTGGAATTTGATATCAAATCTCCAAAAGTTAAAGGTAGTTCATCTGCATCTGGAACTATAAAATCTAATGTTGATTTGCCTTCTGCAAGCCTTAAAACTGatattcagacaccagatttCAGTGGTCCCAATTTCCAAACAAAAGGGGGAAAAATCAAAATGCTAAACCTCGGCATTTCTGGCTCTGAGATAAAAACTCCTGAACTGGATGTTAGAAATGTATCATTAGATCTTCCAGAAAAAGCTTTTAATTCCCAAGATGTCAGTGTAGCAGGATCAGGCATTAATGGAAAAAGCAGGGCTAACATTGACTTAGAAGGAAAAATACAGGATGTTAGGTTGACAGTGCCTGCTGTAAATGTTCATGGTGGTGCTTTAGATGCTGATTTAAATCTCACTGAACAAAAAGGAGTAAAAGGGAGCATAGAAATACCAGGCTTTAATGTACGAGGACAAAAAGAAGAGACTGCAAGTGGGCTAGACGTGAAGCCAGATGCATCATTATCTGGTGTGATGGAGTACCAAGATGTTAATGTAACCTTTCCTAAAATCAAAGTACCAAAGTTTGGTGTTGCATTGCCTAAAGTAGATTCAGGTGAATTGGCTGCTGGTTCTAAAGTTAGCTCCCAAAGTCTGGAAATGGAGAACACTGAAATGAAAAGCAGTGGTGGAAAAGTGAAAGTCAAAATGCCAAAATTATTTACCAAATCTAAATCTAAAGGTGGTAGTGCAGCTGATCTTACTGTTGAGGGAGAAGAAATTGATGTTACCAGTAAAGGTGGTGCAAAGGTGTCTAAGGAGTTTAGCCTTAGTTCTGGGGAATTGACAAGTGGCAAGTTAGCAGTAGAGGGAAGTTCTGGGTTTAAAGTTACACCAAAGAGTAAATCTGCCTCCCTTGACCTCTTAAAAAGAAAACCGCTTCACTCATCTTCTGTAAGTGATGAGGGAGGTTTAGCTTCCCCTGTTTCTGCTGAAGGCCACTTACAGACAGAGGGTGGCAATGTTTCAGTTGATGTTGGAGAAAAGGTTAAAGGCAAAAAAGGAAAGTTCAAGTTTGCCACAGTTGGAGGTTTTAGCTCAAAAAGTAAAGGTTCATATGAAGTGACCGATGAAAGCGAAGTTAGAATGGAGGGTGCTGGTGGAGTTGCTCAGTCTTCAAAGAAGTCCAGAATGTCATCATCATCTAGCAATGACAGTGGTTCAAAAAGCAGTTTTCGGTTACCACGACTCGAAATTGCGGTTTcccaaaaaaaatag